From the genome of Tachysurus fulvidraco isolate hzauxx_2018 chromosome 20, HZAU_PFXX_2.0, whole genome shotgun sequence, one region includes:
- the LOC113638105 gene encoding adhesion G-protein coupled receptor G4 isoform X2 — MVGRNQWIKAVNHRPSGAGCVSASTRDNINTGQQPVRRCPTKRRMVSTSLFVLHSRPQKFMDHLLYVLFVLSHLVTYTLTINASTTAATSQNISATPADVMNTSSATHQVITSGSGTENLTNTTTTTTMSPPATATANNITVTYTLTINASTTAATSQNISATPADVMNTSSATHQVITSGSGTENLTNTTTTTTMSPPATATANNITVTYTLTINASTTAATSQNISATPADVMNTSSATHQVITSGSGTENLTNTTTTTTMSPPATATANNITAPWPVHCSFSQNCHSDSVYYWMTVNVEVNGSESNESDISAWLQNLFQNQNECSPAFPTVRPLKINTTSTSETKKDTAINGVSTSDPVTASVTQNISSFTTNLFYNGTLGNSSVSNGTESTNVFKDIKVMCANKSAIRQTTCTVLLQLTHPTNTCCIIQTVSTVPDKSSIQAYVVGDSVEQVVKGICHSVAVNPGPPVGSFEKCNGSLSPNIHCNSTDTVNVSCGNSETVYVSLYIGDQMNCTFENQPNTCNCISYCSSTAAYYSLDIGTTDFGFNMTQILTNPTCNITSFDCQALKNISQIYENYTVTCDIRCTIIVKLRKAIDVCLLSSALRSAFKNQSIIVHDGTVTRVAICSWENSTNADLLQPNILPVSDLLFDLCTVGKVKIVSNYCKNGTIIAVPLIEKCDMPVNSANVTNTTGSSSSAEATAEDLLNLSRNASSLNFIQIQQVVSLLESLISGPTVSLALGNMSINIVSNLINAPPNMLASISTRIIGIVDTVGLKLVVQGQSQSILSPSVALAVKRVDGALFPETTFTITGPFDLQIGPRLNRTDSSSPQGSITLPASLTANLTPQQQQLASRVQFNFYQKTTLFQDKALNPNISQLISGVLASSVANLSISNLTDQIVFTLKNTEIVECPHGNCSRSCVFWKFNLNDGSGGWSSKGCIVLNQSQAETICGCNHLTSFGVLLDLSREGINNRLQDNILTFITCIGCGISAIFLSITLMTYLAFETLRKDMPSKILIHLCLALLLLNLTFLLDAWLALYPNVVGLCISTAFFLHYFLLASFSWMAMEAVHMYLALVKVFNTYISLFIVKLGLAGWGIPLIVVIIVIAIDKNNYGMVSYGKFEDGTTDQFCWLKNDIAFYVAVVAYFCIVFLLSLSMFIVVMVQLCRIKRQNPHNLQHRRVLQDLRSVAGLSVLLGLTWGFAFFAWDAVNLPFMYLFAIFNSLQGFFIFVFHCAVKENVRRQWKIHFCCGKLRLVENSDWSHSATQRTKKSTINRLTSSFRSAKLSKSNNSSSSFLVNDSSGSDRSMGIGSPLDDRAITEQENPSLDVVLNEINHKYWSQKSI; from the exons GAGAATGGTGAGTACAAGCCTCTTTGTGTTACATAGCAGGCCACAGAAGTTCATGGACCATCTACTCTATGTCCTATTCGTGCTGTCTCACCTAG TAACGTACACCTTGACAATAAATGCAAGTACAACAGCAGCAACTTCACAAAATATTTCAGCTACCCCAGCTGATGTTATGAACACATCATCAGCAACACACCAGGTTATTACATCTG GTTCAGGGACAGAGAATCTCACAAACACTACCACCACAACTACCATGAGCCCACCAGCCACAGCTACTGCTAATAATATAACAG TAACGTACACCTTGACAATAAATGCAAGTACAACAGCAGCAACTTCACAAAATATTTCAGCTACCCCAGCTGATGTTATGAACACATCATCAGCAACACACCAGGTTATTACATCTG GTTCAGGGACAGAGAATCTCACAAACACTACCACCACAACTACCATGAGCCCACCAGCCACAGCTACTGCTAATAATATAACAG TAACGTACACCTTGACAATAAATGCAAGTACAACAGCAGCAACTTCACAAAATATTTCAGCTACCCCAGCTGATGTTATGAACACATCATCAGCAACACACCAGGTTATTACATCTG GTTCAGGGACAGAGAATCTCACAAACACTACCACCACAACTACTATGAGCCCACCAGCCACAGCTACTGCTAATAATATAACAG caccctggcCAGTGCATTGCAGTTTCTCACAAAACTGTCACAGTGACT CGGTGTATTACTGGATGACAGTAAATGTTGAAGTTAATGGATCTGAATCTAATGAGTCAGATATATCTGCCTGG CTTCAAAATCTGTTCCAAAATCAAAACGAATGCAGTCCTGCTTTTCCTACTGTTAGACCATTAAAAATCAATACCACTTCAACCAGTGAAACTAAAAAAGACACTGCCATCAACGGAGTATCTACTTCTGACCCTGTCACTGCTTCTGTCACACAAAATATCAGCTCATTTACTACAAATCTATTTTACAATGGGACACTTGGAAACAGCAG TGTGTCAAATGGAACGGAATCTACAAACGTGTTCAAA gaCATTAAGGTCATGTGTGCCAATAAGAGTGCTATAAG GCAGACTACATGTACTGTGTTGTTGCAATTAACACATCCAACCAATACATGCTGCATCATACAAACTGTGAGCACAGTACCGGATAAATCCTCCATCCAGGCATATGTGGTTGGAGATTCTGTAGAGCAAGTGG TAAAAGGGATTTGTCACAGTGTGGCAGTAAATCCAGGACCTCCTGTTGGAAGCTTTGAAAAGTGCAACGGTTCTCTTAGCCCTAACATTCACTGCAATTCAACTGACACAGTAAACGTTTCATG TGGCAACAGTGAAACTGTATATGTTTCACTATATATTGGAGATCAGATGAACTGCACCTTTG AAAATCAACCAAATACTTGTAATTGTATCTCTTATTGCAGCAGCACAG CTGCCTATTATAGTTTGGACATTGGAACTACAGACTTCGGTTTTAATATGACACAA ATATTAACAAATCCTACATGTAACATCACTAG tTTTGATTGCCAGGCTTTGAAGAATATTTCCCAAATCTATGAA AATTATACTGTGACATGTGATATAAG ATGCACCATCATTGTGAAACTAAGAAAAGCCATAGATGTGTGTTTACTCAGCTCAGCATTGAGGAGTGCATTCAAAAACCAGAGCATCATTGTCCATGATGGTACTGTCACCAGAGTGG CAATATGCAGCTGGGAAAATAGTACAAATGCAGATCTTTTGCAACCAAACATACTGCCAGTTTCTGATCTGCTTTTTGATTTATGCACAGTTGGAAAAGTGAAAATTGTGTCAAATTACTG CAAAAATGGAACAATTATAGCTGTGCCTTTGATAGAAAAGTGCGACATGCCAGTGAATTCTGCTAATGTAACCAACACAACAG GCTCATCATCCAGTGCAGAAGCAACAGCTGAAGACCTTCTAAATCTGAGCAGGAATGCATCTTCTCTGAACTTCATACAGATACAGCAGGTTGTATCTCTGCTAGAGTCACTTATTTCTGGACCCACTGTTAGCTTGGCTCTGGGAAACATGTCTATCAACATTGTCAGCAATCTTATAAACGCACCTCCTAATATGCTGGCATCCATATCAACCAG AATTATTGGCATTGTGGATACTGTTGGATTGAAGCTGGTTGTGCAGGGACAGAGTCAAAGTATTCTTTCCCCATCTGTGGCTCTGGCAGTAAAACGGGTGGATGGAGCTCTTTTTCCAGAGACCACATTCACTATCACTGGCCCCTTCGACTTGCAG ATTGGCCCAAGGTTGAATAGAACTGATTCCAGCTCTCCTCAGGGTTCTATAACGCTCCCTGCTTCCCTCACAGCAAACCTCACTCCTCAACAGCAACAACTGGCCTCGAGAGTACAATTTAATTTCTACCAGAAGACCACTTTATTCCAG GACAAAGCTTTAAACCCAAACATCAGCCAGCTGATCAGTGGGGTTCTTGCCTCCAGTGTGGCTAACCTGTCCATCTCTAATTTGACAGACCAAATAGTTTTTACCCTAAAGAACACAGAAATTGTTGAG TGTCCACATGGTAACTGTTCCCGATCCTGTGTATTTTGGAAATTCAACTTAAACG ATGGTTCTGGTGGCTGGAGCTCTAAAGGTTGCATTGTGCTGAATCAGAGTCAAGCTGAGACGATTTGTGGCTGTAACCATCTGACCAGCTTTGGTGTTCTCTTG GACCTTTCCAGAGAAGGCATAAACAATCGTTTGCAGGATAATATCCTAACCTTCATCACCTGTATTGGCTGTGGCATCTCTGCTATTTTCCTCTCCATCACCCTGATGACTTATCTGGCTTTTGA GACATTGCGTAAGGATATGCCATCAAAAATCTTGATCCATCTGTGTTTGGCTTTGCTTCTATTGAACCTGACATTCCTACTGGATGCTTGGCTGGCTCTCTACCCCAATGTTGTGGGTCTCTGCATCTCCACAGCATTCTTCTTGCACTACTTCCTTTTGGCATCTTTCTCCTGGATGGCCATGGAGGCTGTCCACATGTACCTTGCCCTTGTTAAAGtttttaatacatatatatCCCTCTTCATAGTCAAATTAGGACTTGCTGGCTGGG gTATTCCTCTAATTGTGGTCATAATTGTGATAGCCATTGATAAAAACAATTATGGCATGGTGTCTTATGGGAAGTTTGAAGATGGAACCACCGATCAATT TTGCTGGCTGAAGAATGATATAGCCTTCTATGTTGCAGTGGTAGCATACTTCTGCATTGTCTTCTTACTGAGCCTTAGCATGTTCATTGTGGTAATGGTTCAGCTTTGTCGAATTAAGAGGCAAAATCCCCATAATCTACAACATCGGCGTGTCCTACAAGATTTGCGGAGTGTGGCAGGGCTTTCTGTTCTTCTAGGCCTTACCTGGGGATTTGCTTTTTTTGCCTGGGATGCTGTCAACTTGCCCTTTATGTATCTGTTTGCCATCTTTAACTCACTGCAAG GCTTCTTTATCTTTGTGTTCCACTGTGCCGTGAAGGAGAATGTCAGAAGACAGTGGAAAATACACTTCTGCTGTGGAAAACTGAGGCTTGTTGAGAActctg ACTGGAGTCACAGCGCTACACAGAGGACCAAGAAATCCACCATAAATAGACTTACCTCCTCATTTAGATCAGCAAAATTATCCAAGTCAAACAACTCATCCAGTTCCTTCTTGGTCAATGACAGCTCAGGATCAGACAGGTCAATGGGGATCG GCAGTCCGTTAGATGACCGTGCAATCACAGAGCAGGAGAACCCCAGCTTAGATGTAGTCCTGAATGAGATCAACCATAAGTACTGGAGCCAGAAGTCCATTTGA
- the LOC113638105 gene encoding adhesion G-protein coupled receptor G4 isoform X1, whose protein sequence is MVGRNQWIKAVNHRPSGAGCVSASTRDNINTGQQPVRRCPTKRRMVSTSLFVLHSRPQKFMDHLLYVLFVLSHLVTYTLTINASTTAATSQNISATPADVMNTSSATHQVITSGSGTENLTNTTTTTTMSPPATATANNITVTYTLTINASTTAATSQNISATPADVMNTSSATHQVITSGSGTENLTNTTTTTTMSPPATATANNITVTYTLTINASTTAATSQNISATPADVMNTSSATHQVITSGSGTENLTNTTTTTTMSPPATATANNITAPWPVHCSFSQNCHSDSVYYWMTVNVEVNGSESNESDISAWLQNLFQNQNECSPAFPTVRPLKINTTSTSETKKDTAINGVSTSDPVTASVTQNISSFTTNLFYNGTLGNSSVSNGTESTNVFKDIKVMCANKSAIRQTTCTVLLQLTHPTNTCCIIQTVSTVPDKSSIQAYVVGDSVEQVVKGICHSVAVNPGPPVGSFEKCNGSLSPNIHCNSTDTVNVSCSGNSETVYVSLYIGDQMNCTFENQPNTCNCISYCSSTAAYYSLDIGTTDFGFNMTQILTNPTCNITSFDCQALKNISQIYENYTVTCDIRCTIIVKLRKAIDVCLLSSALRSAFKNQSIIVHDGTVTRVAICSWENSTNADLLQPNILPVSDLLFDLCTVGKVKIVSNYCKNGTIIAVPLIEKCDMPVNSANVTNTTGSSSSAEATAEDLLNLSRNASSLNFIQIQQVVSLLESLISGPTVSLALGNMSINIVSNLINAPPNMLASISTRIIGIVDTVGLKLVVQGQSQSILSPSVALAVKRVDGALFPETTFTITGPFDLQIGPRLNRTDSSSPQGSITLPASLTANLTPQQQQLASRVQFNFYQKTTLFQDKALNPNISQLISGVLASSVANLSISNLTDQIVFTLKNTEIVECPHGNCSRSCVFWKFNLNDGSGGWSSKGCIVLNQSQAETICGCNHLTSFGVLLDLSREGINNRLQDNILTFITCIGCGISAIFLSITLMTYLAFETLRKDMPSKILIHLCLALLLLNLTFLLDAWLALYPNVVGLCISTAFFLHYFLLASFSWMAMEAVHMYLALVKVFNTYISLFIVKLGLAGWGIPLIVVIIVIAIDKNNYGMVSYGKFEDGTTDQFCWLKNDIAFYVAVVAYFCIVFLLSLSMFIVVMVQLCRIKRQNPHNLQHRRVLQDLRSVAGLSVLLGLTWGFAFFAWDAVNLPFMYLFAIFNSLQGFFIFVFHCAVKENVRRQWKIHFCCGKLRLVENSDWSHSATQRTKKSTINRLTSSFRSAKLSKSNNSSSSFLVNDSSGSDRSMGIGSPLDDRAITEQENPSLDVVLNEINHKYWSQKSI, encoded by the exons GAGAATGGTGAGTACAAGCCTCTTTGTGTTACATAGCAGGCCACAGAAGTTCATGGACCATCTACTCTATGTCCTATTCGTGCTGTCTCACCTAG TAACGTACACCTTGACAATAAATGCAAGTACAACAGCAGCAACTTCACAAAATATTTCAGCTACCCCAGCTGATGTTATGAACACATCATCAGCAACACACCAGGTTATTACATCTG GTTCAGGGACAGAGAATCTCACAAACACTACCACCACAACTACCATGAGCCCACCAGCCACAGCTACTGCTAATAATATAACAG TAACGTACACCTTGACAATAAATGCAAGTACAACAGCAGCAACTTCACAAAATATTTCAGCTACCCCAGCTGATGTTATGAACACATCATCAGCAACACACCAGGTTATTACATCTG GTTCAGGGACAGAGAATCTCACAAACACTACCACCACAACTACCATGAGCCCACCAGCCACAGCTACTGCTAATAATATAACAG TAACGTACACCTTGACAATAAATGCAAGTACAACAGCAGCAACTTCACAAAATATTTCAGCTACCCCAGCTGATGTTATGAACACATCATCAGCAACACACCAGGTTATTACATCTG GTTCAGGGACAGAGAATCTCACAAACACTACCACCACAACTACTATGAGCCCACCAGCCACAGCTACTGCTAATAATATAACAG caccctggcCAGTGCATTGCAGTTTCTCACAAAACTGTCACAGTGACT CGGTGTATTACTGGATGACAGTAAATGTTGAAGTTAATGGATCTGAATCTAATGAGTCAGATATATCTGCCTGG CTTCAAAATCTGTTCCAAAATCAAAACGAATGCAGTCCTGCTTTTCCTACTGTTAGACCATTAAAAATCAATACCACTTCAACCAGTGAAACTAAAAAAGACACTGCCATCAACGGAGTATCTACTTCTGACCCTGTCACTGCTTCTGTCACACAAAATATCAGCTCATTTACTACAAATCTATTTTACAATGGGACACTTGGAAACAGCAG TGTGTCAAATGGAACGGAATCTACAAACGTGTTCAAA gaCATTAAGGTCATGTGTGCCAATAAGAGTGCTATAAG GCAGACTACATGTACTGTGTTGTTGCAATTAACACATCCAACCAATACATGCTGCATCATACAAACTGTGAGCACAGTACCGGATAAATCCTCCATCCAGGCATATGTGGTTGGAGATTCTGTAGAGCAAGTGG TAAAAGGGATTTGTCACAGTGTGGCAGTAAATCCAGGACCTCCTGTTGGAAGCTTTGAAAAGTGCAACGGTTCTCTTAGCCCTAACATTCACTGCAATTCAACTGACACAGTAAACGTTTCATG CAGTGGCAACAGTGAAACTGTATATGTTTCACTATATATTGGAGATCAGATGAACTGCACCTTTG AAAATCAACCAAATACTTGTAATTGTATCTCTTATTGCAGCAGCACAG CTGCCTATTATAGTTTGGACATTGGAACTACAGACTTCGGTTTTAATATGACACAA ATATTAACAAATCCTACATGTAACATCACTAG tTTTGATTGCCAGGCTTTGAAGAATATTTCCCAAATCTATGAA AATTATACTGTGACATGTGATATAAG ATGCACCATCATTGTGAAACTAAGAAAAGCCATAGATGTGTGTTTACTCAGCTCAGCATTGAGGAGTGCATTCAAAAACCAGAGCATCATTGTCCATGATGGTACTGTCACCAGAGTGG CAATATGCAGCTGGGAAAATAGTACAAATGCAGATCTTTTGCAACCAAACATACTGCCAGTTTCTGATCTGCTTTTTGATTTATGCACAGTTGGAAAAGTGAAAATTGTGTCAAATTACTG CAAAAATGGAACAATTATAGCTGTGCCTTTGATAGAAAAGTGCGACATGCCAGTGAATTCTGCTAATGTAACCAACACAACAG GCTCATCATCCAGTGCAGAAGCAACAGCTGAAGACCTTCTAAATCTGAGCAGGAATGCATCTTCTCTGAACTTCATACAGATACAGCAGGTTGTATCTCTGCTAGAGTCACTTATTTCTGGACCCACTGTTAGCTTGGCTCTGGGAAACATGTCTATCAACATTGTCAGCAATCTTATAAACGCACCTCCTAATATGCTGGCATCCATATCAACCAG AATTATTGGCATTGTGGATACTGTTGGATTGAAGCTGGTTGTGCAGGGACAGAGTCAAAGTATTCTTTCCCCATCTGTGGCTCTGGCAGTAAAACGGGTGGATGGAGCTCTTTTTCCAGAGACCACATTCACTATCACTGGCCCCTTCGACTTGCAG ATTGGCCCAAGGTTGAATAGAACTGATTCCAGCTCTCCTCAGGGTTCTATAACGCTCCCTGCTTCCCTCACAGCAAACCTCACTCCTCAACAGCAACAACTGGCCTCGAGAGTACAATTTAATTTCTACCAGAAGACCACTTTATTCCAG GACAAAGCTTTAAACCCAAACATCAGCCAGCTGATCAGTGGGGTTCTTGCCTCCAGTGTGGCTAACCTGTCCATCTCTAATTTGACAGACCAAATAGTTTTTACCCTAAAGAACACAGAAATTGTTGAG TGTCCACATGGTAACTGTTCCCGATCCTGTGTATTTTGGAAATTCAACTTAAACG ATGGTTCTGGTGGCTGGAGCTCTAAAGGTTGCATTGTGCTGAATCAGAGTCAAGCTGAGACGATTTGTGGCTGTAACCATCTGACCAGCTTTGGTGTTCTCTTG GACCTTTCCAGAGAAGGCATAAACAATCGTTTGCAGGATAATATCCTAACCTTCATCACCTGTATTGGCTGTGGCATCTCTGCTATTTTCCTCTCCATCACCCTGATGACTTATCTGGCTTTTGA GACATTGCGTAAGGATATGCCATCAAAAATCTTGATCCATCTGTGTTTGGCTTTGCTTCTATTGAACCTGACATTCCTACTGGATGCTTGGCTGGCTCTCTACCCCAATGTTGTGGGTCTCTGCATCTCCACAGCATTCTTCTTGCACTACTTCCTTTTGGCATCTTTCTCCTGGATGGCCATGGAGGCTGTCCACATGTACCTTGCCCTTGTTAAAGtttttaatacatatatatCCCTCTTCATAGTCAAATTAGGACTTGCTGGCTGGG gTATTCCTCTAATTGTGGTCATAATTGTGATAGCCATTGATAAAAACAATTATGGCATGGTGTCTTATGGGAAGTTTGAAGATGGAACCACCGATCAATT TTGCTGGCTGAAGAATGATATAGCCTTCTATGTTGCAGTGGTAGCATACTTCTGCATTGTCTTCTTACTGAGCCTTAGCATGTTCATTGTGGTAATGGTTCAGCTTTGTCGAATTAAGAGGCAAAATCCCCATAATCTACAACATCGGCGTGTCCTACAAGATTTGCGGAGTGTGGCAGGGCTTTCTGTTCTTCTAGGCCTTACCTGGGGATTTGCTTTTTTTGCCTGGGATGCTGTCAACTTGCCCTTTATGTATCTGTTTGCCATCTTTAACTCACTGCAAG GCTTCTTTATCTTTGTGTTCCACTGTGCCGTGAAGGAGAATGTCAGAAGACAGTGGAAAATACACTTCTGCTGTGGAAAACTGAGGCTTGTTGAGAActctg ACTGGAGTCACAGCGCTACACAGAGGACCAAGAAATCCACCATAAATAGACTTACCTCCTCATTTAGATCAGCAAAATTATCCAAGTCAAACAACTCATCCAGTTCCTTCTTGGTCAATGACAGCTCAGGATCAGACAGGTCAATGGGGATCG GCAGTCCGTTAGATGACCGTGCAATCACAGAGCAGGAGAACCCCAGCTTAGATGTAGTCCTGAATGAGATCAACCATAAGTACTGGAGCCAGAAGTCCATTTGA